Proteins encoded within one genomic window of Bradyrhizobium sp. 186:
- a CDS encoding DUF6537 domain-containing protein — MSNDDGILASLRYLFEDIIGEEDDTPPFLPEGLPKAAALVVSDGIHVLTEYQGTSYAQLYVDRVCRFVGRLGDDGRALCDIAHLMATRMAYEDPIRIAQLKLMELADGKPPSVEVRKFRFDELIGALPAIAGEPMLDALDMIGWRHRRVSIRFSNASRIGIRRLKLEAALKRWRLFSLRYAEERAWVERWLHMISRALVKQPAAVPAIIDSANMIAGHGDDYRHGLADWHAIIDGLAKPTFDGALPLGDLAGAMAEARAAAEPDRRQAALKRAIARIRARTPGATDVLAG, encoded by the coding sequence GTGTCGAATGACGACGGCATCCTGGCTTCGCTTCGCTACCTCTTCGAGGACATCATCGGAGAGGAGGACGACACGCCGCCGTTCCTGCCTGAGGGGTTGCCGAAGGCTGCGGCGCTCGTCGTCAGCGACGGCATTCACGTCCTCACCGAATATCAGGGCACGAGCTATGCCCAGCTCTATGTCGACCGGGTCTGCCGCTTCGTCGGCCGCCTCGGTGACGACGGCCGCGCGCTCTGCGACATCGCGCATCTGATGGCAACGCGGATGGCCTATGAGGATCCGATCCGGATCGCGCAGTTGAAGCTGATGGAGCTTGCCGACGGCAAGCCGCCATCGGTCGAGGTCAGGAAGTTCCGCTTCGACGAGTTGATCGGGGCGCTGCCGGCGATTGCCGGTGAGCCAATGCTCGATGCGCTCGATATGATCGGATGGCGCCACCGGCGGGTCTCGATCCGCTTCTCGAACGCGAGCCGGATCGGGATCCGGCGCCTCAAGCTGGAGGCTGCACTGAAGCGCTGGCGGCTGTTCTCGCTCCGCTACGCCGAGGAGCGCGCCTGGGTCGAGCGCTGGCTGCACATGATCTCGCGCGCGCTGGTCAAACAGCCCGCGGCGGTGCCGGCGATCATCGACAGCGCCAACATGATCGCGGGCCATGGCGACGACTATCGCCATGGGCTGGCCGACTGGCACGCCATCATCGACGGTCTGGCGAAGCCGACCTTCGACGGTGCGCTCCCGCTTGGCGATCTCGCCGGCGCGATGGCTGAGGCGCGCGCCGCAGCCGAGCCTGATCGCCGGCAGGCGGCGCTAAAGCGCGCCATTGCCCGGATCAGGGCGCGAACGCCGGGGGCGACGGACGTGCTGGCGGGCTGA
- a CDS encoding TAXI family TRAP transporter solute-binding subunit produces MSIEGSTLPTEQPPRRPKVIKTNQQQVLLYVVLTLLLSLATVWAGRTLVHSSETLTFAVGAPNSDEALFAAKLATVLKNNASRFRIKVVNNPDNTKALAQFDRRQADLAILRTDAKVPPRARTVAILEHDLVLLLVPGNKKIKSLAELKKKKVAVVAENESSLAFVHSILDVPDGSEAAARIQMAPQGATLDKLFAPASGFGAVIAVVHGSRAVRDKAYEQVARRGGFTLNAIDEAKALARKFPGISAETLTAGTLSASPEIPDDDLDTIGLEWLLVTQSRMSVSTAGDLARIVYENKSALGLDGGFATRIEPASVEKDAYVMAHQGAADYINDDTKSFMDKYSDLMYLGAAALSVIGSIFAAIYAKITRIAPEKASELSTAILDIGERIEHAHSLDQLECLQDELEGILRGAVIGLRDGTISTDGLDTFKLGYEFVRDDIGMRRDYLKRHAGEAEKTVPPQHDDSNVVVVKTAQSA; encoded by the coding sequence ATGAGTATTGAAGGCTCGACCTTGCCGACCGAGCAGCCGCCGCGCCGCCCAAAGGTCATCAAGACCAATCAACAGCAAGTCTTGCTGTACGTCGTGCTGACCCTGCTCCTGTCGCTTGCCACCGTCTGGGCCGGCCGCACGCTGGTGCACAGTTCAGAGACGCTGACCTTTGCCGTCGGGGCGCCCAACAGCGACGAGGCGCTGTTCGCGGCGAAGCTCGCCACCGTGCTGAAGAACAACGCCTCGCGCTTCCGGATCAAGGTCGTCAACAACCCCGACAACACCAAAGCACTCGCACAGTTCGACCGCAGGCAAGCCGACCTCGCCATCCTGCGCACCGACGCCAAGGTGCCGCCACGGGCGCGCACGGTTGCGATCCTGGAGCACGATCTCGTGCTCTTGCTCGTTCCCGGCAACAAGAAGATCAAGTCGCTTGCCGAGTTGAAGAAGAAGAAGGTCGCGGTCGTCGCCGAGAACGAATCCTCGCTCGCCTTTGTCCACAGCATTCTCGACGTTCCCGACGGATCAGAAGCCGCAGCAAGAATCCAGATGGCGCCGCAGGGCGCAACGCTCGACAAGCTGTTTGCGCCGGCCAGCGGCTTTGGCGCGGTGATCGCCGTCGTCCACGGCTCCAGAGCGGTGCGGGACAAGGCCTATGAGCAGGTCGCCAGGCGCGGCGGCTTCACGCTGAACGCGATCGACGAAGCCAAGGCGCTGGCGCGCAAATTCCCGGGCATTTCCGCCGAGACGCTGACGGCGGGCACGCTATCCGCGTCCCCCGAAATCCCCGACGACGATCTCGACACGATCGGGCTCGAATGGCTGCTGGTCACGCAATCCAGGATGTCCGTGAGCACGGCCGGAGACCTCGCGCGCATCGTCTACGAGAACAAGTCCGCGCTCGGGCTCGACGGCGGCTTCGCCACCAGGATCGAGCCGGCCTCCGTCGAGAAGGACGCCTACGTGATGGCGCATCAGGGGGCAGCCGACTACATCAACGACGACACCAAGTCATTCATGGATAAGTACAGCGACCTGATGTATCTGGGCGCCGCCGCGCTCAGCGTCATCGGCTCGATCTTCGCCGCGATCTACGCCAAGATCACCCGGATCGCGCCGGAGAAGGCCAGCGAGCTCTCCACTGCCATCCTCGACATCGGCGAACGCATCGAGCACGCCCATTCGCTGGATCAGCTCGAATGTCTTCAGGACGAGTTGGAAGGCATCTTGCGCGGCGCCGTCATCGGCCTCAGAGACGGAACGATCAGTACCGACGGGCTCGACACCTTCAAGCTCGGCTACGAATTCGTCCGCGACGATATCGGTATGCGTCGCGACTACCTCAAGCGTCATGCCGGAGAGGCCGAGAAGACCGTCCCTCCCCAGCACGACGACAGCAATGTCGTGGTGGTGAAGACTGCGCAGAGCGCCTGA
- a CDS encoding DUF3307 domain-containing protein: MLLLTFKHIIADFVLQTAWMAHGKDQKHGWALPLLVHCLIHLAVALPLILIVAPRFWFVALIDFVIHITIDRAKGLVSANFGVNQEHPWFWTLIGVDQALHHLTGFGLSICMAAN; the protein is encoded by the coding sequence ATGTTGCTGCTCACTTTCAAGCACATCATCGCCGATTTCGTGCTCCAGACCGCCTGGATGGCGCACGGCAAGGACCAGAAGCACGGCTGGGCGCTGCCGCTTCTGGTGCATTGCCTGATTCACCTTGCGGTTGCGCTGCCACTGATCCTGATCGTCGCGCCGAGATTCTGGTTTGTGGCCCTGATCGATTTCGTAATCCACATCACGATCGACCGCGCCAAGGGGCTCGTCTCGGCCAATTTCGGTGTCAACCAGGAGCATCCCTGGTTCTGGACCCTGATCGGCGTCGATCAGGCGCTGCACCACCTGACCGGCTTCGGCCTTTCCATCTGCATGGCTGCGAACTGA
- a CDS encoding YkgJ family cysteine cluster protein produces MEETSTIDLSSCCQNCGACCAYSANWPRFSIESDEELAAIPEKLVNARQSGMRCEGDRCSALQGEIGTATACGIYAVRPEVCRTCMPGDAECAMARRKFGLPTIEAASA; encoded by the coding sequence ATGGAAGAGACATCCACCATCGACCTGTCGAGTTGCTGCCAGAATTGCGGCGCCTGCTGCGCCTATTCGGCGAACTGGCCGCGCTTCTCGATCGAGAGCGACGAGGAGCTTGCGGCGATCCCGGAAAAGCTCGTCAACGCGCGGCAATCCGGCATGCGCTGCGAGGGCGATCGCTGTTCGGCTTTGCAAGGGGAGATCGGCACGGCGACGGCGTGCGGCATCTATGCGGTGCGGCCGGAGGTGTGCCGCACCTGCATGCCAGGCGACGCCGAATGCGCGATGGCGCGGCGGAAATTCGGGCTGCCGACAATCGAGGCAGCTAGCGCATGA
- a CDS encoding YafY family protein produces the protein MRRADRLFQIIQVLRRTRKPLTADAIAAELETSKRTIYRDIATLIGQRVPIRGEAGMGYILEKGFDLPPLMLTPDEIEAAVLGAQWVAGHADTTLARAAEDLMAKIADTVPERLRPFVLEPASRARPSWNREPDRLDMARTRTQIHEGKKIILRYRDEQGRPSERMIWPISVGYLEAVRLLAAWCELRSDFRSFRTDRVVDATYLDERYPERRDVLRAKWRQSLVWGPPKDT, from the coding sequence ATGAGACGCGCCGACCGGCTGTTTCAGATCATCCAGGTGCTGAGGCGCACTCGCAAACCGCTGACGGCGGACGCGATCGCGGCCGAGCTCGAGACCTCGAAGCGCACCATCTATCGCGACATCGCAACGCTGATCGGCCAGCGCGTGCCGATCCGCGGCGAAGCCGGAATGGGCTACATTCTGGAAAAGGGTTTTGACCTGCCGCCTTTGATGCTGACGCCCGACGAGATCGAGGCCGCGGTGTTAGGGGCTCAATGGGTTGCCGGCCATGCCGACACGACACTGGCGCGCGCGGCCGAAGACCTGATGGCCAAGATCGCCGACACCGTGCCAGAACGCCTGCGCCCCTTCGTGCTGGAACCGGCGAGCCGCGCCCGGCCGAGCTGGAACAGGGAGCCCGACCGCTTGGACATGGCGCGCACGCGCACCCAGATCCACGAAGGCAAGAAGATCATACTGCGCTATCGCGACGAGCAGGGTCGCCCCAGCGAGCGCATGATCTGGCCGATTTCGGTCGGCTATCTCGAAGCGGTCCGCCTGCTCGCGGCCTGGTGCGAGCTGCGCAGCGATTTTCGCAGCTTCCGCACCGACCGCGTGGTGGATGCGACCTATCTCGACGAAAGATATCCGGAACGGCGCGACGTGCTGCGCGCAAAATGGCGGCAGAGCCTGGTGTGGGGTCCCCCGAAGGATACATGA
- a CDS encoding glutathione S-transferase family protein has product MITLYGFGTGFGLPEISPFVTKTEVQLKMAGLPYRKERAMPPASPKGQLPFIDDGGEAVADSTFIRAHIERRYGFDFDAGLSLQERAQAWAFERMIEHHVYWSLVGSRWVDPVNFAKGPAHFFDGAPEHNREKLREDAQFRVAENYLLSGLGRHGPDDDVDLALRSLFALSVQLGDKAYLMGNKPSGVDATAFGALAGILTPFFESRLRERAEGFPNLTAYVDRMMDTYYPEFAWTPLRQAA; this is encoded by the coding sequence ATGATCACGCTTTATGGCTTTGGCACCGGCTTTGGCCTGCCGGAAATCAGTCCTTTCGTCACCAAGACGGAGGTGCAGCTCAAGATGGCGGGACTGCCCTACCGGAAGGAGCGGGCAATGCCGCCGGCTTCGCCCAAGGGTCAGTTGCCCTTCATCGACGATGGCGGCGAGGCGGTGGCCGATTCCACCTTCATCCGCGCCCATATCGAGCGCCGCTATGGCTTCGATTTCGACGCCGGGCTCTCGTTGCAGGAGCGCGCGCAGGCCTGGGCGTTCGAGCGCATGATCGAGCATCATGTCTATTGGTCGCTGGTCGGCTCGCGCTGGGTCGATCCGGTCAACTTCGCCAAGGGGCCCGCGCATTTCTTCGATGGCGCCCCGGAGCACAATCGCGAGAAGCTGCGCGAGGATGCGCAATTCCGTGTCGCCGAGAACTATCTGCTCTCCGGCCTCGGCCGCCACGGGCCCGACGACGATGTCGATCTCGCCTTGCGCTCGCTGTTCGCGCTCTCGGTGCAGCTCGGCGACAAGGCCTATCTGATGGGCAACAAGCCAAGCGGTGTGGATGCGACCGCCTTCGGCGCACTTGCTGGAATCCTGACGCCGTTCTTCGAATCCCGCCTGCGCGAGCGCGCCGAGGGATTTCCGAACCTTACCGCCTATGTCGACCGCATGATGGACACGTACTATCCGGAGTTCGCCTGGACGCCGCTGCGGCAGGCGGCTTAG
- a CDS encoding ABC transporter substrate-binding protein, translating to MKRFYLTAAIAAATLALPALAQTSEITIGITTTTTGPGAALGIPERNALEFAPKEIGGVPLKVIVLDDGGDPTTATTNARRFVTESKADIIMGSALTPPTIAVSNVANEAGIPHFGLAPFPITPERMKWSVAMPQPIPIMGKVLYEHMKSKSVKTVGYIGYSDSYGDLWFNDFKAQGVPMGMSLVDEERFARPDTSVTGQVLKLVAANPDAILVGASGTAAALPQTELRERGYQGLIYQTHGAASMDFIRIAGKAAEGVLMASGPVMDPEDQPDEAATKKPGLALNSAYEGKYGPNSRSQFAGHSYDAFEILKRVIPAALKTAKPGTPEFREAIRQALLSEREIAASQGVYNFTEKDRYGLDDRSRILLTVKNGKYTLVK from the coding sequence ATGAAACGCTTTTACCTGACCGCCGCGATCGCCGCGGCCACGCTTGCGCTGCCTGCGCTGGCCCAGACCAGTGAAATCACCATCGGCATCACCACCACCACGACGGGCCCCGGCGCGGCGCTGGGCATTCCCGAGCGCAACGCGCTGGAATTCGCACCAAAGGAAATCGGCGGCGTGCCGCTAAAAGTGATCGTGCTCGACGACGGCGGCGATCCCACCACCGCGACCACCAACGCCCGCCGCTTCGTCACGGAATCCAAGGCCGACATCATCATGGGTTCGGCACTGACGCCGCCGACGATCGCGGTCTCCAACGTCGCCAACGAAGCCGGTATTCCGCATTTCGGCCTCGCGCCATTCCCGATCACGCCGGAGCGCATGAAGTGGTCGGTGGCGATGCCGCAGCCGATTCCGATCATGGGCAAGGTGCTCTACGAGCACATGAAATCGAAGAGCGTGAAGACGGTCGGCTATATCGGCTATTCCGACAGCTACGGCGACCTTTGGTTCAACGACTTCAAAGCCCAGGGCGTGCCGATGGGCATGAGCTTGGTCGACGAGGAGCGCTTTGCGCGGCCCGACACCTCGGTGACCGGTCAGGTGCTGAAGCTCGTCGCCGCCAATCCCGACGCGATCCTGGTCGGCGCCTCCGGCACCGCGGCCGCACTGCCGCAGACCGAGCTGCGCGAGCGCGGCTATCAGGGCCTGATCTACCAGACCCACGGCGCGGCCAGCATGGATTTCATCCGCATCGCGGGCAAGGCGGCGGAAGGCGTGCTGATGGCCTCGGGCCCGGTGATGGACCCCGAGGATCAGCCCGACGAAGCCGCGACCAAGAAGCCGGGCCTCGCGCTCAACTCGGCCTATGAAGGCAAGTACGGCCCGAACAGCCGCAGCCAGTTCGCCGGCCACTCCTACGATGCGTTCGAGATCCTGAAGCGCGTCATCCCGGCGGCGCTGAAGACGGCCAAGCCCGGCACGCCGGAATTCCGCGAGGCGATCCGGCAAGCGCTGCTGTCGGAGAGGGAGATCGCGGCGAGCCAGGGCGTCTACAACTTCACCGAAAAGGATCGCTACGGCCTCGACGACCGTTCGCGCATCCTGCTCACGGTGAAGAACGGCAAGTACACGCTCGTGAAGTAA
- a CDS encoding thioesterase family protein: MFVNRRDVQIQWGDCDPANIVYYPRYFAMFDDSTSLLFETAGFSKQDLVHKYGLVGIPMVDTRAKFYIPSTHGDWITIETRIESIKRSSFEVKHNVYKGDDLAIEAFETRVLVGRDPANPEKLKSAPFPPELVARFVGN; this comes from the coding sequence ATGTTCGTGAACCGGCGCGACGTACAGATCCAGTGGGGAGATTGCGACCCCGCCAACATCGTCTATTACCCGCGCTATTTCGCGATGTTCGACGATTCGACCTCGCTCCTGTTCGAGACTGCGGGCTTCTCGAAACAGGACCTGGTCCACAAATACGGCCTGGTCGGCATCCCCATGGTCGACACGCGGGCGAAATTCTACATCCCCTCGACCCATGGCGACTGGATCACCATCGAAACCAGGATCGAGAGCATCAAGCGCTCGAGCTTCGAGGTGAAGCATAATGTCTACAAGGGCGACGATCTCGCCATCGAGGCGTTCGAGACCCGCGTCCTGGTCGGCCGCGACCCGGCCAACCCGGAGAAGCTGAAATCGGCACCTTTCCCGCCGGAACTGGTGGCGAGATTCGTGGGGAATTAG
- a CDS encoding SDR family NAD(P)-dependent oxidoreductase, whose protein sequence is MLLRDQAAIVTGGASGLGAATARKLAAQGAKVAVFDLNTKLAETVAAEIKGVAVACDVSDAASAEAAIAAATKAHGPARVLVNCAGIGVAKRVVGRDGPMALADFDKVIKVNLIGTFNMLRLAATEMSKLDPQATGERGVIINTASVAAYDGQIGQSAYSASKGGIVGMTLPIARELAQFGVRVLTIAPGLFLTPLLANLPQEAQDSLAAAIPFPRRLGHADEFAALALHMVENTYLNGEVVRLDGSLRMAPK, encoded by the coding sequence ATGTTGTTAAGGGATCAGGCAGCCATCGTCACCGGCGGCGCATCAGGATTGGGCGCGGCGACCGCGCGGAAGCTGGCGGCGCAGGGCGCCAAAGTCGCGGTCTTCGATCTCAATACCAAGCTTGCCGAGACGGTTGCCGCCGAGATCAAGGGCGTGGCCGTGGCCTGCGACGTCTCCGATGCCGCCTCCGCCGAAGCCGCCATTGCGGCGGCTACAAAGGCCCACGGCCCGGCGCGCGTGCTGGTCAACTGCGCCGGCATCGGCGTCGCCAAGCGCGTCGTCGGCCGGGACGGACCGATGGCACTCGCGGATTTCGACAAGGTGATCAAGGTCAACCTGATCGGTACCTTCAATATGCTGCGTCTCGCCGCAACGGAGATGTCCAAGCTCGATCCGCAGGCGACCGGCGAGCGCGGCGTCATCATCAACACCGCCTCCGTTGCCGCCTATGACGGCCAGATCGGGCAATCGGCCTATTCGGCCTCCAAGGGCGGCATCGTCGGCATGACGCTGCCGATCGCGCGCGAGCTCGCGCAGTTCGGCGTCCGCGTGCTGACGATTGCACCCGGCCTGTTCCTGACGCCCCTGCTGGCCAACCTGCCTCAGGAAGCCCAGGACTCGCTCGCCGCGGCGATCCCCTTCCCGCGCCGGCTCGGCCACGCGGATGAATTCGCGGCACTCGCCCTGCACATGGTCGAGAATACATATCTCAACGGCGAAGTGGTGCGGCTCGACGGCTCGTTGCGCATGGCGCCCAAGTAA
- a CDS encoding feruloyl-CoA synthase — MSAQPSSSSTERGVSNFPLRPISFGDPAIDIERRDDGTIYLRPKQPLGDYPVRITDRLHHWATTTPDRVFMAEREGGGWRKITYAELLTASRHIASALIQRGLSAERPVVILSGNSIDHALLAFGAFYAGIPFCPVSPAYSLVSKDYGKLSYLMKLLTPGLVFAEDADKFAGALSANVSLGTEIAASYGAVPGRDVTMLAGLMATPIRSDLDAVHGKIGPDTVAKFLLTSGSTGNPKAVINTQRMICANQVMLRETLAFLKDEPPVIIDWLPWNHTFGGNHNIGLTLYNGGSMYLDAGKPVPGGIEETVRNLQEISPTVYFNVPKGYESLLPYLRDDQGLRAKFFDRLHAMFFSGAALSPFVWNSLDELAIKEKGYRVPMLTGLGATETAPFFMSVNPRTSRSGHVGLPVSGNDAKLVPNNGKLEIRAKGPNVMPGYWRQPDITAKSFDEEGFYKLGDALKPADPDDFNAGFDFDGRIGEDFKLASGTWVSVGPLRARFVAACAPLVRDVVIAGINRDEVSALVVLDLDGCRLVNPTLPADDLVVATRDQLVRDAFRERLTRFLASATGSSTRITRAILLDTPLSIDKGEVTDKGSINQRAVLEHRNLLIEELYAANPSDRVISVG, encoded by the coding sequence ATGAGCGCACAGCCGTCCTCTTCCAGCACGGAGCGCGGCGTGAGCAATTTCCCGCTGCGGCCGATCTCGTTCGGCGACCCCGCCATCGACATCGAGCGGCGCGACGACGGCACGATTTATCTGCGGCCAAAGCAGCCGCTCGGCGACTATCCCGTCCGCATCACCGACCGCCTGCACCATTGGGCCACGACGACGCCGGACCGCGTCTTCATGGCCGAGCGCGAAGGCGGCGGCTGGCGCAAGATCACTTACGCCGAGCTGCTCACCGCGAGCCGGCACATCGCCTCGGCGCTGATCCAGCGCGGCCTGTCGGCGGAGCGGCCGGTCGTGATCCTCTCCGGCAACTCGATCGACCATGCACTGCTTGCCTTCGGCGCGTTCTATGCCGGCATTCCGTTCTGCCCGGTGTCGCCGGCCTATTCGCTGGTGTCGAAGGACTACGGAAAACTGTCCTACCTGATGAAGCTGTTGACGCCCGGCCTCGTCTTCGCCGAGGACGCCGACAAGTTCGCCGGCGCGCTTTCCGCAAATGTCTCGCTCGGCACCGAGATCGCCGCATCCTACGGCGCGGTGCCAGGGCGTGACGTCACGATGCTCGCCGGCCTCATGGCGACGCCGATCCGCAGCGATCTCGACGCGGTGCACGGCAAAATCGGCCCCGACACGGTCGCAAAATTCCTGCTGACGTCGGGCTCGACCGGCAATCCCAAGGCCGTCATCAACACCCAGCGCATGATCTGCGCCAACCAGGTGATGCTGCGCGAGACGCTCGCCTTCCTGAAGGACGAGCCGCCGGTCATCATCGACTGGCTGCCCTGGAATCACACCTTTGGCGGCAACCACAATATCGGGCTGACGCTCTACAACGGCGGCTCGATGTATCTCGACGCCGGCAAGCCGGTGCCGGGCGGCATCGAGGAGACCGTGCGCAATCTCCAGGAGATTTCGCCGACGGTCTATTTCAACGTTCCCAAGGGCTACGAGTCGCTGCTGCCGTATTTGCGCGACGACCAGGGCCTGCGCGCAAAGTTCTTCGACCGGCTGCACGCGATGTTCTTCTCGGGCGCGGCACTGTCGCCGTTCGTCTGGAACAGCCTCGACGAGCTCGCGATCAAGGAGAAGGGCTATCGCGTGCCGATGCTGACCGGCCTTGGCGCGACCGAGACCGCCCCGTTCTTCATGTCGGTCAATCCGCGCACCAGCCGCTCTGGTCATGTCGGGCTCCCGGTGTCAGGCAATGACGCCAAGCTGGTGCCGAACAACGGCAAGCTCGAGATCCGCGCCAAGGGGCCGAACGTGATGCCCGGCTATTGGCGCCAGCCCGACATCACCGCAAAATCCTTCGACGAGGAGGGGTTCTACAAGCTTGGTGATGCGCTCAAGCCCGCCGATCCCGACGACTTCAATGCAGGCTTCGACTTCGACGGCCGCATCGGCGAGGATTTCAAGCTCGCGAGCGGCACCTGGGTCAGCGTCGGCCCCCTGCGTGCCCGTTTCGTCGCCGCCTGCGCGCCGCTGGTGCGCGACGTCGTCATCGCCGGCATCAACCGCGACGAGGTCTCCGCGCTCGTGGTGCTCGATCTCGACGGCTGCCGGCTGGTCAACCCGACGCTGCCGGCCGACGATCTCGTCGTCGCGACGCGCGACCAGTTGGTGCGCGACGCCTTTCGCGAGCGCCTGACGCGCTTCCTCGCCTCGGCCACCGGCTCCTCGACGCGGATCACGCGCGCGATCCTCCTGGATACGCCGCTTTCGATCGACAAGGGCGAGGTCACCGACAAGGGCTCGATCAACCAGCGCGCGGTGCTGGAGCATCGCAACCTCCTGATCGAGGAGCTCTACGCTGCCAATCCATCGGACCGTGTGATATCGGTCGGCTAA
- a CDS encoding crotonase/enoyl-CoA hydratase family protein, whose translation MTQGNAETADAGASGLLRIERADRVLTVGLNRPAKRNALNDGIILEIGECFASLPEDIGAVVIHGIGDHFSSGLDLSELTDHDATGGLLHSQMWHRVFDRIQYSRVPVIAALKGAVIGGGLELACAAHIRVAEPSTYFALPEGQRGIFVGGGGSVRLPRLIGVARMMDMMLTGRVYTATEGASYGFAQYVTEAGNGLGKALELATKVASNAPLTNFAVLQALPMIAEANPQTGLLMESLMATVAQSDKEAKRRIREFLEHKTAKVKPKS comes from the coding sequence ATGACACAGGGAAACGCCGAGACCGCTGACGCGGGTGCCTCCGGGCTGCTGAGGATCGAGAGGGCGGATCGGGTTTTGACCGTGGGTCTGAACCGGCCGGCCAAGCGCAATGCGCTGAACGACGGCATCATCCTCGAAATCGGCGAATGCTTTGCGTCCCTGCCCGAGGATATCGGCGCGGTCGTCATCCACGGCATCGGCGATCACTTCTCCTCCGGCCTCGATCTCTCCGAGCTGACCGACCATGACGCCACCGGCGGGCTGCTGCATTCGCAGATGTGGCATCGGGTGTTCGACCGCATCCAGTACAGCCGTGTTCCGGTCATTGCGGCGCTGAAGGGCGCCGTGATCGGCGGCGGACTCGAGTTGGCCTGCGCGGCGCACATCCGCGTCGCCGAGCCCTCGACCTATTTTGCACTGCCCGAGGGACAGCGCGGCATCTTCGTCGGCGGCGGCGGCTCGGTGCGGCTGCCGCGGCTGATCGGCGTGGCGCGGATGATGGACATGATGCTGACCGGGCGGGTCTATACCGCGACCGAGGGCGCCTCCTACGGCTTTGCACAATACGTCACGGAAGCCGGCAACGGGCTTGGCAAGGCGCTGGAGCTTGCGACCAAGGTCGCCTCTAACGCGCCACTGACGAATTTTGCCGTGCTCCAGGCGCTGCCGATGATCGCGGAAGCCAATCCGCAGACCGGCCTGCTGATGGAATCGCTGATGGCGACAGTGGCGCAGAGCGACAAGGAGGCAAAACGCAGGATCCGTGAATTTCTCGAGCACAAGACCGCCAAGGTAAAGCCGAAATCATGA
- a CDS encoding DUF3237 domain-containing protein: MTPTLETKYVFTITAEIGDVVTAGETGIGVRRIIPIVGGEVKGAVTGKVLPFGADFQTIRPNELIDLEARYAFETDDGATVYVENKGMRFGPVELLQKLKRGEPVDPKLIYFRTVPKFETGHENYRWLMQHIFVASAARRADRVVIDVHQVM, translated from the coding sequence ATGACCCCCACCCTCGAAACCAAATACGTCTTCACGATCACCGCAGAGATCGGCGACGTCGTCACCGCCGGCGAGACCGGCATTGGCGTTCGCCGAATCATTCCGATCGTCGGCGGCGAGGTGAAGGGCGCGGTTACCGGCAAGGTGCTGCCGTTCGGCGCCGACTTCCAGACCATCCGCCCCAACGAGCTGATCGATCTCGAAGCGAGATACGCCTTCGAGACCGACGACGGTGCGACCGTCTACGTCGAGAACAAGGGCATGCGCTTCGGTCCGGTCGAACTGCTGCAAAAGCTCAAGCGCGGCGAGCCGGTGGATCCAAAACTGATCTATTTCCGCACCGTGCCGAAATTCGAGACCGGGCATGAAAACTATCGCTGGCTGATGCAGCACATCTTCGTGGCGTCAGCCGCGCGGCGTGCGGATCGCGTGGTGATCGACGTGCATCAGGTGATGTGA